In the genome of Primulina eburnea isolate SZY01 chromosome 13, ASM2296580v1, whole genome shotgun sequence, the window AAGGATCTCGAGGGAGGAGTGGACGCTGCTTCCAAGTGTCATCAATATATTCAAGAATGACAAGGGATTCACATATTGGCTTCCCATGGTGCACAAGAACTGGTATTTTCTTGTGTACAGGATTGTACTCAAGTAGTGAAGCACTCTTGTTGGTAGTATCTTCCAATACGGTTTCGTGTTCTATGGCTTTAATCTTGAGTGCGTGCACCACTCTCATACCATATGGACTTGACCATGATCTTAAAAGCTTCAAATCTTCTGCCATTTTTGTTTCTTCTTTCCCTTTGATTTTCTTTTAAAGGAATATATTTATGTATTGAAAGAAcgcccagattcgacgactatcctcactgtatcaagacaggtctttccagcgtgtttatgtcctcactcacacgcaccctgggaaacttcccaggaggtcacccatcccaaaatttccccaagtcaagcacgcttaactttggagttcttatgtgatgagctaccgaaaagaagatgcaccttcgtggtatgagtagtaccaatcaaatcttttaagccctcttcaactgttcagtccattacattgcccagtctcggaatccctctcattcccgtgtgggtcggttcattcatgttccctccacctagaagcctgctaggagccgctcattgtccgtgcaactgatggcaccggcgatcaccccccgccctcttcggccccgggcctcacatgcccaccagcttccgccttggttcgtccccgaaccacaccgtactaagagaggtcggctctgataccacttgtaacgcccagattcgacgactatcCTCACTGTATCAGATAGCAATGCCggccttagccatggtccaagacTGGCCATTGTTTTCGTTTTGGTTTGTAtagataattatttaattttcagtGAGAATTTTGGTTGGTGACATGTGTACGGTTGCTTACTTTAGTTTGAAAAGTTGGCAGCAAAGTTGAACAAGGAAGATGGAAAGAAACAGGGATACGCTATTTCACATTAACAATCCCTCCACTCATTTTTTATCATAATTTTATATCATCCATTTCACCTGAGCATTCATATATTTTGAATGTTTAGTTCTGTAGCATGCATGGGGTATTTGTTCACTTATAGCAAGAGAATGTTGGAatccacaaaatattataataaaattttataacatAACAAATAacaaataacaaataatattcCTTAAATACATGACGAAGCTGTGAATGTAACATGAAACTTTCCCAtaaattttattgaattttgCTGGTCAGATTTTCAAAACCAAGATTCATGGCCCAATCATAAATTGactatataattaattaattgtttatatcgatgtttgatGAGTGAAGCCGTTTAAAACTTATAATTTATCCGACATTAAAGTTAAAGCATGAAACTTTTCGAAATTCCAATTATGCCAAACGCTTTCCCAACAAAAAGAAGAATTTGAGATATTCTTGCAGGTTTTATTAGCCTtcacataatatatattttaatatatttaatttttaaaattattaccTGGATATTTTTTTCCCTCAAATATATTAACATCGACTAGATCGTATCATTTTTTTTAGTTTCAACTTGTTATATTTTTgagaaattcaaaaaaaaattattaaagataaaaataatttttttttgttggatcAATATGATAATATCGACAcatcattttttaaatttatattaaatttaatttatataatttagatatattttcttatagcATCAGCCTTGGTTCATGAAACTCGTATAACAAGATTATGCCCACTGATAAATCCTGCTTCTTCGGTAGCAAGAAACAACACACCTCGGGCAACATCATCCACACTCGCCTCTCTCCCCCGCACAATTTCCGTCCTCAAATCCTCCTGAATCTGCCCACCAGCATCTCCGACGTGTGGCGAACCCATTTGATTTGCAAGATTGTTTAAAGCAATTCTTGGCTCATATATAGCAAATTCCTGTATCAAGATCGTTGATTGTTTACTCTTGCACACATTTTCCATGATTCATACAACTAATTTCTAACTACGAGGGCTGCCATTATGCGCGATATGTTTACTCGTTAGTTACTATAGCAACttgagttaatcattttcgtaaaacgaAGACGAATACGAATTAGTTGCTATAGAGGTCTATTGTGTAGTTACGCATGCGCGCgtccgggctcggggcgtgacagtcaTATATATAAACCCCCTTCCTTTACTGCAATCAATTCAGCTAAATGAGGGGTGATAATGCCTTTGAGTTATTTGCAGCAGCAAATATAAAAAAACACCCTCATGATCACGCCCCACAATATCCACCGGCAACATCCTCTGGACTGGACAGTTGAGGCAAATTTAGCAGTTAGCATGTCCCACTATTATCCGACTCACCAAATTAACATGACCCTGTAATGCATTAAATAGACTTCTCCACAAATGAATCTTAATTTTACATGGAATATGGAGCTTCCATAATTTACGGAGTCCAAAAGTGAGTCCACATCCCCAACCCATTACTTCCTTCCTCATGGCTAGCCATAGCTAGATGATCCTACTCCCCATCGGCAGTGTAATGCTAGATGAGAGGATCTGACATTGAAGCATTTGCTACAGGGATAAGTTTAATTCCCCGAATTAGCCTTCCAAGTCCGAAACCAGCAAATGGGCATGCATGATCATTTTGAGGAGTGGTGATTGGCTTAAAAAGTTTAGGCCTCATCAACCAAAGATCTTTAAAAACCCGGACTTTTTCCCCTGACGATATGTGCCACCGAATTCCTTTAACCAATAGTATTTACTTTCGTTCACTGCTTGTGAACTTTATAATTTTGTTATTAGCAATTTGGCTAACACTTGTCTTATAACGTAAAAAGCATTTAAGTTTGTGATGATTCAACGAGACTTGAATCTCAAGGAAGCAGAAAGCACCGACACTCCAGAAATATTTGAGGTATTATCGGTGCACAACGCTGGATTGGATACCTTTTGAATAGATgttagttattattattttctttttttgaaGGAGATGACGGTTATTGTAATAAAATTGTTATGAGAATTAATATCACTAGTACGTTATTGCCAAATTGTTGCGGAACTTTGGACTCTTGTATCCTGACATTGAGTATCAGTGTTCACGAACACTCATCCTTGGCAATATATGGACTGAAATGACTTCCATTCCTTGTGGAGGATTCACCATGAAAACCCTAGCCGGCTTTGCCAAAATATCAGCCACAATGATCTTTCCACCATTGGCAGAAACAGCACAGATTTTTCCTTTTTGTGCTGATAAATGCTCAGCACCTTTTAGAAGCTCCGAAGGCTCAATCAACTCTTCCCAGCAATCGCCATCCTCGTTGTACCGACTCAACGAACCATTTTCTTGATCCACTACATACATGAAATCATTATCCACTGCTGCTGGCCCATTCCACCCATTCAACATTCCCTTTGGCATTTCCTGCCACTGATTCATGAGAACGTCATAAACTGCCCCTTCTTTTACTGCTTTGCCTTTTAAATTTACCATGTATAGTTTACCTCTGTGTCCTAATGCTTCGACAGCTTCCCGACTAAATCTTCCATCTTTGAATGAAGCTCTTTTTTCCCATTTCCAATCTACATCCTTCTTTGATATGTCCCATCGTTCCATGGACCTTGCCACTTCACCATGATATTGTGCGCCTGTACCACTTGCCACATATATTCCACCATTTATTGATCCGGCAACACACCAACGACGGGGACTAGAGAATGGAGGTCCGTAGTACCACTTACCGGACAAAGGGTTGAACACTAATGGATGAGTTAGAGCTGGGAGAAGCTTGTGGGTGGTGGCAGCTATAAGCACCAAACGCCCCGACACAGTTAAAGATTGAATAGATAGAATTCTTGATATGAAAGAAGGATGTTGACGTATGATGCACATGGGTGGATCAGTTGGAGGAGTTGGGAGCGCTCTCCATGTTGAGGAAATGGGATCAAAAGAGAAGAAGGCAATTGAATTTGGTTGGCATTGGCATTGGCATCGGCCTAATTGGACAGATTTGATGAAGGGATACTTAATTGACGTAGGTCTTCCAAGGACAGCATAAAGAGAGAGGAATGGAGGGAAGGAGGGAGAATATATAAGTCGACGCCATGAGAGAGAGACGCTGTAGAGAAGTGAAGGTTGGAGAGCTGAAAGACATAGCTGAGCTAGGTGGTCGGGTAAGCCAGGTAGTAAGACCGACTTGATTAGAAAGTTTATTTGCAGCTTCTCAtcattttcattgatgatatctttGTTCTTGCAGTGACTTTCTATAACTATATTGATCATATTGTTTATGAATATAGAAACACCTTGTCCATCAGGAGTACATATATATAAGAGTGGTTTTCACAGACCAGTTACTTCATTTTGTTACCTCTTCAACTCGGTGCCTTTCTCCTTATTTCCCTGCGCTATTTCGAACATGATTGGTGCAAACTTTTACTAAAGAAAATGAGcattttcatatttaatttacaGTGGAAGGCATGCGACCTTTTTATTGGCAAGTGGAGTAGTTTACATAAGAACAAATGCGGACATCATAGTTTAtcagtacttggagtagaagtaTGGTAAAAGGTATATATAAAAGGACAAACATTAAACATTGAAATCTGTTGGGAGAAGTCCTTTAGAGTGAAGCAACTAAGTTATAATACCATCAGATTACCACTTTTTTCCGAAATAACAAGAGTTGTTGCTATCTTTATCTTAAAAAGCAAACtactttttgttttcttttattaTCTTCTTGAAGACCAATTCCCATGCTCTAAATCTGCTAACCATGTTAGGTACATGTGGGATGTTTGATTTCTGTATTGAATATTATAATATTGACATAAAGGCAATCTTTAAATTATGTTGTTGCTCCATGACATACAAGGAAATCTTTAAATAATGTTGGTGCTTCATGACATAAAGGCCTTCTGTGAGTTATCATT includes:
- the LOC140809684 gene encoding F-box/kelch-repeat protein SKIP25-like, with the protein product MINIVIESHCKNKDIINENDEKLQINFLIKSVLLPGLPDHLAQLCLSALQPSLLYSVSLSWRRLIYSPSFPPFLSLYAVLGRPTSIKYPFIKSVQLGRCQCQCQPNSIAFFSFDPISSTWRALPTPPTDPPMCIIRQHPSFISRILSIQSLTVSGRLVLIAATTHKLLPALTHPLVFNPLSGKWYYGPPFSSPRRWCVAGSINGGIYVASGTGAQYHGEVARSMERWDISKKDVDWKWEKRASFKDGRFSREAVEALGHRGKLYMVNLKGKAVKEGAVYDVLMNQWQEMPKGMLNGWNGPAAVDNDFMYVVDQENGSLSRYNEDGDCWEELIEPSELLKGAEHLSAQKGKICAVSANGGKIIVADILAKPARVFMVNPPQGMEVISVHILPRMSVREH